ATGTAAAGAGCAATCGCTGTTCCGCCAACAAGATAATAATCTGTTGAAAAAACAGAAACAACTGAAAGTAAGTCTGTTTGTTCTTTATTTAAAATTTCAGTGTGCATATTTTTGAAAATACAGATTAAAAAAATTAGTAACTTGCGGGAAATAATTAACCCTTTTTCTTTGAGTTTGTTTGTAAAAAATATCAGCTACATAATTAATTTCCAGCAAATTAAACAGTTTTTTTACAGATTTTTCATCCCCGTAATTTAAGATAAATTCAACTAAAACTTCGTGGCTTATATCTTGTTTTTTTTCTTCGGGAATATACCAAAAAAGAGATGAATTTTCTTTTATGAATTCTTTTATTTCAGGTGAGTTTTTCATGTATTTAAAATTAATCACGGATGTTTCAGAATACAAATTTAGTAATTTTCAATAAAATTTCTCAACACTTGCATCCCAAATTTATGGCTTTTTTCGGGATGAAATTGGATTCCTGTGATATTATCCTTTTCTAAGCCGACAGTAAATTCGTAACCATAAATTGTCTTTGCAGATATATCTTCCTCGTTATTTGATTTCAAATGATATGAATGAACAAAATAAAACCTTGCATCATCGGGCATATTTCGGAATAATTTGCTTTGCTTGTTATATTCAATCTCATTCCAACCCATATGCGGAATTTTGTAGTTTTTTGGAAGTTTATTTTTATCAAAGGCAACAGTTTCAGCATCAAACCAAGCAAGACCTTTTTTTTGACCCTCTTCACTGCTTTTGGTAAATAATTGCACACCGAGACAAATACCAAGAATAGGGTTTTTGTCTTCCAAGACTTTTTTATTAAGTATCGGAATAAGTCCTGAATTTTCAAGTTGTTCCATTCCGTAGTCAAAAGAACCTACACCCGGGAGTATTAATTTTTCAGATTGCTCAATATCTTCAATTTTACCGGAAATTATTGATTTATACCCGATTTTTTTGAGCATATTTTGTATTGAGCGGACATTGCCGGCTTTATAGTCTATTATTGTGAGCATTATATTTTTAGATGTTTTTTAATTGATTATCTATTTGAATACTGAAAAAAGATGTTTCGATAATTGATTTAATAGAACTTTCTCAATCATATTATTTTTTTATAAAATCAGATAAATTCCATGCCTGTATATGTTTTATACCGTTTCTTTCGTTAAGAATAATATCGTCTAATGAGATAACTATTTTCGGAAAATTGTCGTTAATAGATTCAAGCGAACGGTATTCTCGGTCTATTGTTTTTTCATCTGTCATTAAATAAGTTACTTGTATATAAATTGGTTTTGCATTTTTTATTGCTACAAAATCAACTTCTTT
The window above is part of the Bacteroidales bacterium genome. Proteins encoded here:
- the hisH gene encoding imidazole glycerol phosphate synthase subunit HisH produces the protein MLTIIDYKAGNVRSIQNMLKKIGYKSIISGKIEDIEQSEKLILPGVGSFDYGMEQLENSGLIPILNKKVLEDKNPILGICLGVQLFTKSSEEGQKKGLAWFDAETVAFDKNKLPKNYKIPHMGWNEIEYNKQSKLFRNMPDDARFYFVHSYHLKSNNEEDISAKTIYGYEFTVGLEKDNITGIQFHPEKSHKFGMQVLRNFIENY